From Lucilia cuprina isolate Lc7/37 chromosome 4, ASM2204524v1, whole genome shotgun sequence:
AGGGTTAACATGTCGATGATgggtgaaaatttaaaattgcttttctCCTACTTACTATAAGTAATAAGAAGTACCTACTCATgtcatatttttgttgttatttttcttatttacagAGGGCTGTAATGCATATGGTTATGCCTGTTATGGTGGTCATGGTAAACGTTCATTGCATACACAACCGGGCGAGACAACAGGTATGGAACTAAATGATTTACAAGAACGTCCGGATACTGTGGTGCAATTTTATCCTAGTGAAGCAAATGTGTTAATAGATGGTAACCTAGAGGCAATACCAagatacaaattaattaaaatgatgaAATCATGGGTAAGTGTTAAAGTAAActtagatacatatgtattatagaTATACAATCTaattaataagtttaaattagTAATgtccttaatttttaaaattcttaaatgaaTTATAgtaaatatagtttttcttcattttttttttaaattacagttTGGTAATCCCCATAGAAGACCAGTTGCTGAACGTATACCAGAAATTGACTATCCCTTTTCGGCTGAATTTCTAAATCGTGAAAGTAATTCCGCCACTAATAACAAttcctataaataaattttaactacaacaaaaaaaaacactatttataaacaacaaaacttatCAAGGAATTTCGCAGTCAAAAAATATGAATAGATCTAccgagagaaaaaaaaaagccTCAatgtgaaattattttttaattatgtatttagtttttaattttgaaggtGAAATTCTAAACATaagattaataaaacaaaaacg
This genomic window contains:
- the LOC111675674 gene encoding neuropeptide CCHamide-2, whose protein sequence is MSMMVPTHVIFLLLFFLFTEGCNAYGYACYGGHGKRSLHTQPGETTGMELNDLQERPDTVVQFYPSEANVLIDGNLEAIPRYKLIKMMKSWFGNPHRRPVAERIPEIDYPFSAEFLNRESNSATNNNSYK